The genomic DNA TACCACCCCGTGTTGGTAATCTATATTACCACTTTGTTGGTAATTTGGATTATCAGTAATCTGATTCAACCAAATATGTCAATGTGGTGAACTCAGATAATCAACCTCACATCATCGGTACTTTAGATAGATTGCTGCATATCAAACGTCACCTAAGTATCATATTGGTGATGACGAGTGAGAAATCCAAGTTTACGTTCCGCATATTCCTTCGATTCGGGATGTTCGAACCGCATGGGTCCCGGCATGGACTGGTTCAACATGTCATATTTGAATGTTCTGAGATTTTGACGACTGGTCTACATACGGGCCTGGGCCCCCATTGGTGTTCTGGACCAAAGGGAGGAATTGACCATTGAGGAGAGGATCTTTAACaatagattaattaattaattatagtcAGACAACAGGACAAAGTCAACGTCAAGGGGAGCGGCCATCATCGACATCCGACCGTTCAAGGTTTCCTTGATCCCGTGGACGGTTTCAACGATACAACCGCACTAATGGATCAGATTGCACCAGGAAAAGTAACTATGCAAAAAGTGAGGAAATGCtgaatttcttattttattatctttctatttcattgatgaggttttttgaaaaatatttgtgATTTGTTAATTTGTTGAAGTTCTAAAtcgaaatatttttcttattttttaaaaatctccTCCCTTTTTTCTGATTGTAAAGGACAAAACTGTGGATCTCAAAAGATATGAAAGAAAGATCTCCCTCCAAGCCGTACATATGACTTTCATTGAATACGACTTTCCACATAATTCTATATGTATTCGTGAGATTGAGTATGGAATTTTGTTTACTCactttaaatataaaatttctctTTTCAACTTCACATGTGTGAGTTGATTGAATTTTACACAATCATGTAACTGTGTAATAGTTATcgaatatttatatatcattggttttttttttatggggtTGCTAAGGAAGATTTTATGGTATTGCTTCCTCTTGGAAATATATTGGAGTGGATCCCTACTAAATATGGGGACTCAATCCCACGGTTGTATGACCATTACTATTCAGCTGAACTCGGAATTTTATGGTGCAGTTGAAGAAAGTGGTTGCATTGCACCATATAATTAAGTGATTtgccaaaaaataaagtaaaactCCCATAATTTACGACCTAAAATTCATGGAGATATGTATAATTTACTTAGCAATGTGTGTAAGTTATTTTTCTTGTGAATAATTTAGAACACAAGAAACTCTCAGTTAATTCACTTTAATGGCATATAAATTACTGGAAGTACATGCAATTTACTTGATATTGGCATATTTTActttaaattaaagtaatttacttTGATCGTATGGCTCGATCATTTTTAAAGTGATCTTCCCGCCGAACCCGTCTGGAAGAAGAGACGAAAACCTTTTCCACCCATACATGAAAGATTTCTCGTAGGGTGAGGATAGAAGGTTTTCCTTCAGAAACGGTAGAAACTCGGTAAGGAAGATATACTGTGAAGATACGCTATTATGtgacaaaaatgaaaagaggTGAGAAATAAGAGCAGATTACAGTTTTGAACCCCACCACGTTGGATCATTCCCCAAATAAAATACCTACTACAACGTTGGATATCTTGAGAAAAAGAGAACATATAATTGTTGCGAAAAATATAATCATTTTTCAATAAGTAAAAGAGATAATTacctaaaaatatataaattttacacattttttcaatttcagcacggactttttttcttgaagATGCATAAAAAATCTATTATAACGTTCGTTATCttgagaaaaagagaaaatataattgttgCGAGAAATATAATCATCTTTCAATAAGTAAAAGGGATAATTACCtaaaaatgtataaattttacacatttttttcaattctaacACAAACTTTTTTCCGTAACCTAAATATGAACAaactatttatttaatatcaaTTCTAGCACGAAGCAAATTTTGTATTAATTTGAGTGGAAATTGCTGACATATGTTATCAATGACATGTGGCTGAACATGATGGGTCGAGTGGGATATACAGAcatttcttaataaaaattttccaaaaaaagggaaaaaaagagggaaaattCTGGGTGGGATGGTGGCCCGCGATGGGAGCCTCAATCTTGGCCACCACCCCCTGATTGGAGTTGGTGGTGACCACAGAGGGTGTCGCTCGACCTATCATCTTCAGTCACGTGTCATCGAAAACATATGTCATCACTTTCCGTttaaattaatggaaaatttgATGTCGTGCTAGAATTAATATCAAATACATAGTTTGTACATTTTTAGGTCAACGAAAAAATTTTAtactaaaattgaaaaaatgtgTAAAGTTTGTGTATATTTAGGTAATTAATCCTAAATAAAATGTATAACTATGTTAATTGGTTACAACTAGCATTGGACAAGATTGTCTATGAACACCAACGAGAGGCCTACGTGCATTTTCACTtcttttcaattcaattatcACCACCGTCCCAATAAATCTGCGCCACAAATAATAACCACTAAGAAAAATTGCCAAAGTTGTGAGATACCTGGGAGTGCAAGTCGCTGCCCCTCTCATTTCCTGataaagaatttttctttttcttttttttgtattatacAAGGGACTCATCGACTTTGAAGgagatatgaaaattttaattttctattttttatataaaaaaaagaatttgtcTCTATTCCAACTACTCAAAAGCTCGAACTAATGAAATCAATTCTTGTATATACCTGTGGATATTTGCTCTCTTGGCTGGTGTGGGACAAACATATTTACCCTATAAATCCAAAAACTCGAATTAATAGATGATATAACTCATGccccacacacacatatatatatatatatatatatatatatataatttgctcTCTTGGCCGGCGTGGAACAATTTTACATTTCACCCTCAATAGGAAGAAAAAGGTGAACGGGCTCGGCAGACAAACTAACGAAAACTGAACTCAAACCTTTGTAGCTCTGAGTTAACGGAATACGGCACCATTTTTGTGCTGAACTTATTTTCCAAAAAGACccagatttttcttttagagtCCATGTCTTTAATCCTTGTATAAATTACGAATATTGAAATCATATCGCGAGGATGATCAGATAAATACCCTCAGTTAGTTGATTGATGACACGTTGTAATCTCAGTTAAAAAAAACGTAAGAGTTTCACTAAGAAATGCAGTTTATTGTCGCGACGTTGACTCTCAATTTGAAATTAAGAGTTTTTAGATGCAATTTTcatcaataaaatttttataccTCTTTATTCTTTGTCTTTTGGAGTTTACATCACTTGATATCCAAAAAATCAATGGGCTCTAACTAATCCAAATTATAGCAAGATTATCCTGctaagagataaaactctttACTCATGAACTTTATTCATTCACAAGGTTCAAACTTAAAGGCTTTGTTTAAAATGTTAAAATGAGCGTATGTGTCCACCAAATTTCAGATTCAGAATCCCGTGGGATCAGCCTGTATGTCTTTGGCCGGTTTACCTTGTTTTGTGAGCTTACAGGCCTGTGTAGgaattagttgggtgaatcCTGAATACCTTAAGTTAgcggaaaaggaaaagaaaaaaaagaacctcTCACGTTAACCTTTTAAATCTCCCTGTAAtaggaagaaaaaataatttcccaTAGGAAGAaaagcaatttttttaaatatatataaattacacATAAAATTGGGGAAGAGACTAGAGAGAaataaaggaagaaaaagagcCGTGGGGGGGAAAGAAGATGGAGAAAATGAGAGCATCCCGACAAATGACAAGGCGTACAGGTCGAAACTCCGAAACTACACGTAACGTGACATAGGAAATTCCCTGTCCCCCCTCCTCCTCTGTATGTACACACACTGCAAAGCCAGGCTATATATATGCCAGTGTGCGTGGCACAACTTTCTGGGTTCATTGAGGCTGCGCTTGGAACATTTACAAGTGTATTAAGAAGATTCTTTGTTGGATTagttttagagagagagagagagagaagagatgTTGGAAGGGAAGGCAATGGTGAAGGAGACAGACATGGGGGAGAAGATGCAGAGTAAAGCAATGGCCTGTGCTTCTCAGGCACTTGACCTCTATGATGTCTCTGACTGCATCTCCATTGCTGCCCACATCAAGAAGGTCGGTCATGCCACACTCCCTCCCTTTATTCTCTTTGGATTTTCCTCTTCTCTCATGGCCTATTTATTAAAGTTTACGTTGATTGGTCGGTCTCGGTCGATCAATGATGCAGGAGTTCGACAAGGAATACGGGACGGGGTGGCAATGTGTGGTCGGGTCAAACTTTGGCTGCTTCTTCACACACAAGCAGGGGACCTTCATCTACTTTGCACTGGAGAAGCTCAATTTCCTCATCTTCAAGGGGGCTTCCTCTTGAAGACACTCGGCTTAGAGAGTGCTATGATATGCTGCTCGGGTGACCGAGAGAAAGTACAGTCGTATTTCGAGTCCCCTGTGAAGGTCCGGGAGGATCTGCTGCTGGATAGAATCTTCAGCTGAAATTTTTTACGCCGATTCCGTCTTAACTCTGCTGCGAGTTCAAGAACGGCCCGAGACCGGGAGTGGGAGTTATGGGATTTGGATTGTGTAAGATAAGATCAGTAGTTGGTTTGGACTAGCTGTTGTGATGTCCTTATCTTGTCTATCCAATCATACACCATGCATCCTATCAATTATTTGAGCGTCCATGACTGAAGGATTCTATATTCAGTTCATTTGTTTAGCTTATCCCTTCTAAATTCCAAGTCCTACCAGGAGAGGACAAATACATTCGACTTTTGAATTATGTGTGGATCCAGTATGTTCTCGAAGCAACTCACTCATGTCGGGATGATCTGCCAGTTGCGGAGACTTGGATGTGCAGATGCTAGTGTACTGCAAAAAACAGTACTAATCATGAGCTCGGACCGCGAGAAGCTGGGGCTCCGGCTTTGGTGACCTTGCTGGAAAGGTCAAGAGCTGCAGTTCCAATTGGCAAGCTCAAGGTGAAAGTGGCATAGGCAAAAAACCTTTGCATAACGATACACGTATCTACTCCCCATTTCTGATAATTGACTCACGGATTTCCGTTCGGCTAAGATGCCAACAGGCAGCTCCCAGAAAGAACTTAAAATTCACCTTGTCCTTAAGATCAATGTAGAAGCTGTACTCACCAGATCCTTCCAAATCAAccagaaaaatcaaaatcatctCAAATAGCTAACTGGCAGACCGATATATAGAATCGTAACAGACTAGCTCGGAAAAAAGAGGATGCTAACCTTACAAATTCAGCATTCAGCTGGATAACTCGCTGCTAGAAACTAACTTCTCAAAGAGAAACTTCGATTCTCGAAGATCATTATTCATCATTTCAGTGGACAGTTTTATTTACACACAAGAGGCTGTTACCCCAACACCCATTGCGGACATCATTCGAACctattcttccttttcttctcctaGTCCCATTTCTGTTCCTTGATTCTCTCCTCAGAACAGACTATACATGGCTTCAGATTACAAAAACACACCAGTCATATTCTCCAGTCGGAGTATTCCTCAAATGTTCTGGGaactaaaaaaattggaaacctTTCATTGTCTAGAATCATAGCACACTTGTGTGTACAGAGCGATCTTATTGCACAAGCCCGATTAGAGTTTCTTCGATCAAACTGCTTAAGACAGTCTCTTCCACCTCTTTCACAACATGCTGCACATCTTGCGAGCAAAACCCTTTAGTCCAACCCGCATCCCATAATATACTCACCGCTCCTCCTCGATGCAAAGATAAATCTCTCTGCAACTTTGCATAGAGGCCGTCCATGAGAAGGCTATCGCTTGCAAACTTGCAGTAGCTGCTGAGATTCTCAATCTCCTTCAGTATTTCCTCCAACAAATTATCGAGAGAAATGCGAGTTCTTGGGTTCCTTAAGCCAACTATGAATAGAGAATCGGTTGAAGCATTATCAGTTCTGCACTCTATATATTCGTTTGCATAGTCTATGAGGAGCCTCTCATTAGGAGAAAAAGAATCCGCATCCGTCGGCTTTTGcaagagaggaggaggatcCAAAATGATTGTGGAGAGATACTCCGCATGCGAAAGAAATGATGGACTGCTCAGTAGTAGAGATTTTATGTGGTCTCCTGTTTCAGACCCTTCCAGATCTGATTTTTGGCCATTGGTTTCTGATCCAAGTTCTGCAGTTGAGGGAGAAAGAACAGTAGGAGAATTCTCCATGCCACTGATTGTTTCCGTGTCTGCATTTATTGACAGATGAGCTTCTGTAAGTATATGGGTTAATACATCTAGCAACAAGCATATTATTCGTCTGGTCAAAGAAAATAATCTCACTGGCACCATGTTGCTTATCATGACAAATTTTGGCAGAAAATTGATGTGTTTAGTTATAGTAAACAGTTTCAGATTTCTGATCTTCAGTCTTTTCAATCttgaagaaaatatttctCCTATCATTTTTCAAGATAATAATGAAGACAGAAAACTAGGAAAGCTTTCTCCTTTATGTGCAAGCAAGCAGACTATCATTAGATATctgtctttctttttccagCAAAAGGAGTAGAGCCTCACCAGCAACTCCAGATTCAGATGCAACAGCAATTTCCACTGTGAACTGTGTATCCTCATTGCCAGGGCCCGTTTCAAGCTTATCAGGATCGTTTCGACAAAAGATATTAATCTTCATGCCATCTTCCACTTGTGCAGCATTGTTTTTCTGCAGAAATGACAGTGGCATCATAAATGATTactgatataatatatatatgaataatgtATCACGAAAGAACATACGGGATTTCAACTTACATCCGATTCAGCTACTGTGGGCTCCTTAGGCTCGTTTGCAGGTGGTTTCTTTCTAGGGCTTCTTCTAAGGTCTCCACAACTTCGATTGGAAGCAGTCTTCTTGCTTCTTTGCACTTCTGGGGGCGAAGTTTCCTTCTTTGTCTGATCCTGCCTACTACTCCGAGTCCGTTGAGGAGAAACATCCCTCTTCATACGATTCCGACTATCCTCCGGCCTTACTGTTACCGGAGCATTTGCCTTGACTTGATCTACTGACTGCTGCGTGCTTTTAGCCTTAGACTTGGCCTTCTCCAATGATCTTCTGCTGCTCTTTGTCGCCTTTTCAATCTCCCCAGATTTCATTTCATGCTTTTCTTTCTTAACTCGCTCTTTAACTGGAGGACTAGGATGTCTCGACTTGTTAGAGTCTCTCTCAGCATTTCGTTCCCTTTGTCGCATGGTGATTTCCTCTTTTGGGAGTGTGGATCCTCTTCTCTCGCAAGAAGCAATGCCTGCAACCTCTCTCGGTTGTGGTTTTCCGTGTATTCTTTCTGAATCATGGACAACTTCTCTGTTAATTCTTCTGGTTGGGAACTTCTCATTTGCTTTCAGACTCTTCATTACTGTTATCGAACTGGAGGCTTCCTTTCCTTCCAGCCACCCACTCGATTCAAAGTGTGGTCCACAAGAAGGTTTTATTAGCACGATCGGAGGGACATCATCCACATAGAAAACTGGAGCCTTCCTGATCGGATTGCTCTTTAGAAGCCCTTTACATTGCATGGTCTCGAGTACTTCCTTGAGTGTCCTTCGATTGGGCTCATCAGCCTGAACTTCAGGCTCGGGTTTCTTAAGCTTCGCCACATCGATGTTGAACTCAGGCTGCTTCTGCTGCTGCAAGCTCTTCTCATCCTGCAACTTCCTCAGTACCCGTTTCGAAGACATCTCTTCCAGGCCCATAAGCTTTGCTATCAAGTTTGACCCTTTGGCCTTCTTCTCGGGACCCAAATCGATCGTTTCATCATAATTTACTGAAGAAGACTGGCTCGAGCTTGTAGAAGGGATCTCCAATTGTGATTCGAACTTTCTCTGATCGAGCTGCTTCTGCCTCGCGAGGCCGCTCCTGATGGCTTCCCTGAGCTCATCAATCTTCTTCCTTGAAGATTCATCCCCTGGTGAAACGTCCAGCTTCCCAAACCCGAATTCCCGACCATGGCTGAGATCGCATGGCAGCCCAGAATTGTCCGACTTCTCCTGCTTCCGCTTCAAACGGGCCACATACTTGGAAGCCGCCTGCAACTTCCCCAGCACCATCAATGATTCCTGCAGATCGAGAGCCCCTTTGAGCAGATCCTTTGCTAAGTCCTTCGGTTGCCCTTCAGCGGTTATCCCCTTAGACCACGACTCGATCATGTGGTTCAACTTCTGAGCCCCCTTAGAGACCTCCAACAGCTGGAAGGAGGCCTGACCGAGCTCCCCTCTATGAACAGCTCTGTTCGAGCTCTTCGGCCTAATAACTCGGGCTTCACTGCTCGGTTCCATCTTCCGATAATTACACTTGTTGGACTTTCTGATTGTCCCACATTCCACAACCCCTTTCGGATCATCGCAAGTGACAAAGGGTCTGTACCCGACCGATCTCCGACCGTCCTGCGGCATATCTCTAAGGCGTGAAAGAGCCCAGTCAAAACTCATGCAGGAAATTAAGATAAATGCAACAGACAAGAAGAATTGACAGTTCCTTCAAACGCTTACAGTAATAAACATTATCAGCTGCCGTTCACAAACACAAACCAcagacaaaaaaaacaaaaaaacaaaaaaaacacacacacacacaaatgTTCATTGTCttctcatcctcctcctccttcagaTGGCCCAAACTGCACAGTGAACTCTCCGTAGCAACTCAGAGCGTAACGCAAAATCAAGCAGCTTTCTTCATGAAATCAGACAAAAATGGAAACTTACAAAAGGGAAATGATGAAGCTTTGAAAGGGTACCTGAAtttctgtctctctctttcttttgggCTCTGTTTTTATCTTCTGAGCTCTGTTACACCAACTCTCTCTGCCTCACCATCTTCTAAAACAAgaacagaaagagagagagagagagaatagagagagagagagaagcaaaTCAAGATCCACAGAAGAAGGGGGGAAGGAGGACGAGTCGGTGCATTGACTAAGAGGGCCTGTGAATGAATACTGATGAAGAGAGGAAACCACTTGAGATTttttggaggaaaaaaaaaaagggttgaCAGACTGAGAGATTTGGTCGATGTTTTTGTATATAAGTAATTAGTTACACAAATTTGATTGATAGTAAAACAGATACAGATCGTCCGGTGGAGTGGTTTTGCAAAATTTGGATTGCTGTCGTAACATCAATTATGTGTTTTTTGCAGACAACACGGGGttctaattaaatataaacGAACAGACATGGCCAAATCTTAGA from Punica granatum isolate Tunisia-2019 chromosome 2, ASM765513v2, whole genome shotgun sequence includes the following:
- the LOC116196067 gene encoding dynein light chain 1, cytoplasmic-like — encoded protein: MLEGKAMVKETDMGEKMQSKAMACASQALDLYDVSDCISIAAHIKKEFDKEYGTGWQCVVGSNFGCFFTHKQGTFIYFALEKLNFLIFKGASS
- the LOC116196066 gene encoding uncharacterized protein LOC116196066 isoform X2 — protein: MPQDGRRSVGYRPFVTCDDPKGVVECGTIRKSNKCNYRKMEPSSEARVIRPKSSNRAVHRGELGQASFQLLEVSKGAQKLNHMIESWSKGITAEGQPKDLAKDLLKGALDLQESLMVLGKLQAASKYVARLKRKQEKSDNSGLPCDLSHGREFGFGKLDVSPGDESSRKKIDELREAIRSGLARQKQLDQRKFESQLEIPSTSSSQSSSVNYDETIDLGPEKKAKGSNLIAKLMGLEEMSSKRVLRKLQDEKSLQQQKQPEFNIDVAKLKKPEPEVQADEPNRRTLKEVLETMQCKGLLKSNPIRKAPVFYVDDVPPIVLIKPSCGPHFESSGWLEGKEASSSITVMKSLKANEKFPTRRINREVVHDSERIHGKPQPREVAGIASCERRGSTLPKEEITMRQRERNAERDSNKSRHPSPPVKERVKKEKHEMKSGEIEKATKSSRRSLEKAKSKAKSTQQSVDQVKANAPVTVRPEDSRNRMKRDVSPQRTRSSRQDQTKKETSPPEVQRSKKTASNRSCGDLRRSPRKKPPANEPKEPTVAESDKNNAAQVEDGMKINIFCRNDPDKLETGPGNEDTQFTVEIAVASESGVADTETISGMENSPTVLSPSTAELGSETNGQKSDLEGSETGDHIKSLLLSSPSFLSHAEYLSTIILDPPPLLQKPTDADSFSPNERLLIDYANEYIECRTDNASTDSLFIVGLRNPRTRISLDNLLEEILKEIENLSSYCKFASDSLLMDGLYAKLQRDLSLHRGGAVSILWDAGWTKGFCSQDVQHVVKEVEETVLSSLIEETLIGLVQ
- the LOC116196066 gene encoding uncharacterized protein LOC116196066 isoform X1, whose translation is MSFDWALSRLRDMPQDGRRSVGYRPFVTCDDPKGVVECGTIRKSNKCNYRKMEPSSEARVIRPKSSNRAVHRGELGQASFQLLEVSKGAQKLNHMIESWSKGITAEGQPKDLAKDLLKGALDLQESLMVLGKLQAASKYVARLKRKQEKSDNSGLPCDLSHGREFGFGKLDVSPGDESSRKKIDELREAIRSGLARQKQLDQRKFESQLEIPSTSSSQSSSVNYDETIDLGPEKKAKGSNLIAKLMGLEEMSSKRVLRKLQDEKSLQQQKQPEFNIDVAKLKKPEPEVQADEPNRRTLKEVLETMQCKGLLKSNPIRKAPVFYVDDVPPIVLIKPSCGPHFESSGWLEGKEASSSITVMKSLKANEKFPTRRINREVVHDSERIHGKPQPREVAGIASCERRGSTLPKEEITMRQRERNAERDSNKSRHPSPPVKERVKKEKHEMKSGEIEKATKSSRRSLEKAKSKAKSTQQSVDQVKANAPVTVRPEDSRNRMKRDVSPQRTRSSRQDQTKKETSPPEVQRSKKTASNRSCGDLRRSPRKKPPANEPKEPTVAESDKNNAAQVEDGMKINIFCRNDPDKLETGPGNEDTQFTVEIAVASESGVADTETISGMENSPTVLSPSTAELGSETNGQKSDLEGSETGDHIKSLLLSSPSFLSHAEYLSTIILDPPPLLQKPTDADSFSPNERLLIDYANEYIECRTDNASTDSLFIVGLRNPRTRISLDNLLEEILKEIENLSSYCKFASDSLLMDGLYAKLQRDLSLHRGGAVSILWDAGWTKGFCSQDVQHVVKEVEETVLSSLIEETLIGLVQ